The bacterium genome window below encodes:
- a CDS encoding DUF5662 family protein, which produces MKYFKYLKYILKHKWFVFVECCKRGHPILGLFHDISKLLPSEFFPYLEYFYGGPHPKLSETFGDKRNELLIHNVKFQEEVDIDFDLAWLYHQHKNPHHWQYWILREDYGKEVKVLEMPIKYIDEMISDWIGAGKAIYGKDNTLKWYKKNKDHIILHPTTRKWVEYKIGAENERF; this is translated from the coding sequence GTGAAATATTTTAAATACCTTAAATATATTTTGAAACATAAATGGTTCGTATTCGTTGAGTGTTGCAAGAGAGGGCATCCGATACTTGGATTGTTTCACGACATCAGCAAACTATTACCATCTGAATTTTTTCCATATTTGGAATATTTTTATGGTGGACCACATCCGAAATTATCAGAAACATTTGGAGATAAAAGAAATGAACTTTTAATCCACAATGTCAAATTTCAGGAAGAGGTAGATATAGATTTTGATCTTGCTTGGTTATATCATCAGCATAAAAACCCACATCATTGGCAATACTGGATTCTTAGGGAAGATTATGGAAAAGAAGTAAAAGTATTAGAGATGCCTATAAAATATATTGATGAAATGATTTCAGATTGGATTGGAGCTGGAAAAGCAATTTATGGAAAAGATAACACTCTGAAATGGTATAAGAAAAATAAAGATCATATTATTCTTCACCCGACGACTAGGAAATGGGTTGAATATAAGATTGGGGCCGAGAATGAGAGATTTTGA